From the Coffea eugenioides isolate CCC68of chromosome 1, Ceug_1.0, whole genome shotgun sequence genome, the window tccagatactaggctgagagtagccaaaatttttcttttgccgtttgaaatacgagttgatccgaaattcaaccaaatatcaaccaaacatacatacattgaaatgtaacatttacaagccaaagcggcatatcaaaaatcattcattacgaatatacatgttcggtttgccaatcaaaagaaagtgaacccaatacacattagggtttcattcaaagagctatccaaaagatacatttacatgagctcaatttgacaaccaacaagtataacctttccaaaagtggtcatttcctgtaaggaaaacaaatggaacggaatgagcttaagcccagtgagttactaccacataagcaacaaagagcatatagcataacctttcatttcaagtacacaattaaagaataaaacaagtcggtaaaaggatacggatggctctcaagagcccatttccacgtttacattcttgatccaatctcattgactctccgtcaacgtttatgagtaccaaccgtagaacccacttcactcccatcccttccaccaaacataccccaaccgggcccgcactccaatcagtagcttttggtaatactcgagtttaccggaatcaagagtctcattactacaagattcctcagtacagtccccgtggcatgtcaattttcacgaccaagcccccgccggcttgattcaattgactaccaacggggttgagctcagtagtacagtaaggccattggatacttgtccaaacgacaccaaatcagttttcatgaagtgaattcaatatctcatatagcaagtgcagtatatcagtgaagcggtaaacagtcattaacggtatcacaaggggtgagggcggtcaagtacaccctcacctcaatcaattccaatagccaaataagccttcaaggcatcaaaatcacatatagcaaagccacattgtaacattcaagtgagtagtatactcaccaatcaagtaagtgttgtttcatgcacGTCCGTAAAAAGTatttcgtgaaccaccgtcacgccctagaacacgcaaacaagtacaatgagactcgataacgagtcataaagcaatgccaatcacaaccccaatagggttttataaacatatacaagcatcataggcaaccagaaaatcaggaaatgtaactaacttggccctaacaacaaaaacagttttgtcctcattatgcggtaatggtacaaattgcgctacgcttatcggatgagggttcaagacccaccatctcgaagctaaaagacagggctacaacaatgtagaaggccactcagtccaaatcctagcacaactaggtcaaatatgcaaaataccaaaccagaaccttaattgcaggtttacaagttacactatgctgtaattagtccaactcagtctgtacaagtccaaattcattgattccaaaggcatacggtagctaagacatcaagctacatttcattagaagacctcaacaaccaaatccaaagaaattccagtcaaaacagccgattacaggcgcagttcggccatcctgatgaacccagaacagcaatagtaatttcgacatttctcactctacactattccaaatgacctgaaattttacaggcacctcaaacacatcaatacctacaactttcatgttttaagaaaaggccaattcggcctctaaccatgagatacaaaaccggacagaattggggatataaaaccctaactttctcaaattccttccaaaccagaaattggttacaattatctatcatatacacctactagagtcattaaacatcaattcccatcatcaaggatagccacagcatcacattcatatgaaaccataaaattcatcaataaattgaaaacttcaccaattcatctcaaaccaagaaataaaccacaaatttcagcactttagctaccactaagcacaacttaagcttcattaggtgtaggaggaagttcaatcaccacttacctataacacaagagagggagagttgtaggacaccttagcttccttggacacttccacaaaatcacttactagcaccaaatggagggattttatggagtagaaacaaatttaagcacttggtttggatgatttgcactagatggagagtttttctttcttccttgctagagagggccggccacaatggtgaagatatggtgatttttgtggtaatttagagatatttaatcaatgggtcaattaagtcaaaaaaaatgaatagttgtcatccactcttaaagtgacacttgtcacttcatttaaagcatttctatccttttgtttcctctcacatcaatcacatcacatcctctacttatctcttaacacccggtaaagttcaaccagtatccgaaacttaaccttattggccgaattttttcgaacttttcgcactagtgggtcccacatccattatatattcttaatttttcaaaaactatccaatactagaaaaatcatctaaaaactataattactcataaaatccaccaagaaaaatttcctaagccagaaaatacagaaaacatgcaattaaaggggaaaaaccctaggaaaattattagggaaaatacgggttctcacacacaaGTTGTAAGGGAGTAAGTACTCCTTGTTTAATGTTCATTGTCTATTGAGGTAAGGTTTGGGCCACCTCTAGAATATTGTTTTTCGTTCTTACATGGTAATAAAAAAGTGTACACgttgttataaaaaaaataaaaattgagagtttagaATGCAAATTGTGCAAAATTAAAGTTTAGAGTGCAAAATAGAAAAGTGCTATAAGTTTGGAGATGCAAAGTGGAATTAATCCTTGTTGCCGTATTCTACGCAGTTTATGTGACCAATATTCGTTGTAACTAACATGTGCATTTTATAGAAGAGAAGTGTTGAAGACCCGCGTCCTTCATTTTGTACTATGCCTTGTATCAGCAGTACTTCCAAAGTCTTAATCAGGTCCACAAAAAACAATTCAGAGGGAAAACTACCAAGTAATTAAGGTTTTGGGGCGGGGCCAAAGGTTGTGATTTATCAAATTTCCTACGGTTATTGTATTTGTCATATAATTGGATGTATAATACTGCAGTATTAATATTTGGAACAAAAAGCTAATATATATGTGATTCCATACATTCAGTTGCAACAGCATAGTGCAACTGTACACCGTGTTACATAATAAATACACAAATCGCACCTACCGTACCAACATCAAACCATAATACCCGTGTCcatcaaatgatttttttttttttttagagcaACTTCTTAACACTTTTATTGATAGGAGCAAATTTTACACACTGAGAAAGATCAATTCGAAGTACAGCAATCAACTAAAAAGGTAATAAATCGAACACAAAACCTCCATGTCCCATTCAACAGCAAACTAGCTCCAATTGTCCTTTGTTCTCAGCCCTTCATCCGCCTACTTTTCCGAATTGAAGGCATCCCTAATCTATCAAGGCGAATTGCCCCACGAGCCATAGTTGGGAATGAATTAAAGGACTCGTAAAGCTTGACTTGATGCTCTGGATGAGATACGCCCATGTTGGACAACGCATCAGCAAATGATTACTAATTCATGCTTCGATCAAATGATTACTAATTCATGCTGTGCCGATCAAGACACATCTACTAATATTTACCTAAAAATAAGCAGTTTCCAAATTTCAAGACTACAACTATTGTTTACCTACCCTAAAACAATGCCATTCTGAAGATTCTGTACATTTCAAGCATAACTTGATGGATGATtacaacaaacaaacaaaagacTTCCAAAAAGTCACATATTTGCATTGCATCAACATTCGGCCTCTCCTTGTTTTCTTTCAAAACCTATAAACCTACAGGGCGAATACCTAATTTTGTACTCAGTGATGGTCTCAAGTTTCGGCGACCAAGCATTGTCTTTAGACCCTACCATTTGATCATAGTGTTTCTTCAACTCCGGTGTACTACAAAGGAAGCCATGACTAGGACTAAGAGATCTGCTATCTTCATCACCTGTTTCTTGATCTCTTGTTAGAAGCTTAATTATGAATTCTGGCCTGACCTTGATCAAAACCCTTCCATTTGTACCCTTCACATGTTCAAATGGGCATTCCTTGAAATTTACAGCAGCTGGTTTCGAACCAGATGAGATAGATCTTCTCAGGGTTGCCAAAGAAGAAGCTGAGAGGACATTATTTGTGAAGCAATCAAGAGGGAGAACAAAGTAGGTTTCCCCTGCGATAAGTTCATCATCTATGTCTAGTACTGGAATTGGATGACCTATGAAGAATGAATCTGCATGACAAACCATATGATCTGGGAACTCGAACATAATCTTTCCCGCTGAAGCCTTTCCAGCTGAGACAACCCTTGTTTTGCCTCCATAAAATATGAGCTTCACTATCGAACTTGAACTTAGTTGACAACAATAAGGAGATATAGCATTTCCCATCTCTCAGAGTTAGTCTTGGAAGAAAGAAGATGGTTTGTGGCTATTTGTTTTGGCTTTGATATATGTCGTATAAATGGAAAGAATCTTGGAAGAAATGAGGATTTGTGGCTTTTAGGACTTCCGTCGGTGGTCAGCAATGGTGGCTTCCAA encodes:
- the LOC113748573 gene encoding uncharacterized protein LOC113748573, with translation MGNAISPYCCQLSSSSIVKLIFYGGKTRVVSAGKASAGKIMFEFPDHMVCHADSFFIGHPIPVLDIDDELIAGETYFVLPLDCFTNNVLSASSLATLRRSISSGSKPAAVNFKECPFEHVKGTNGRVLIKVRPEFIIKLLTRDQETGDEDSRSLSPSHGFLCSTPELKKHYDQMVGSKDNAWSPKLETITEYKIRYSPCRFIGFERKQGEAEC